The Lentimicrobium sp. L6 sequence CATAATATTTCATGGCAAAAGTAGCTAATGGAAGTAAGTTGACTCCATAGGCCTCTTCTAAGGTGTCAAGGTTTTCATATCTTGCACTTATTCTCAATACTGTAGCAATATAAGCTTTAATTCCTGCAGCGGCTCCCATCCAAACAATATCGTGGTTTCCCCATTGAATATCTATCGAATGGTGCTTGGTGATGACATCCATAACTTTCTCTGCACTCGGTCCTCTATCATATATGTCACCAATAATATGTAATCTATCTATCATTAATCTCTGGATGAAATTACAAAGGGCGATAATGAAAGGTCTAGCTCTTTGAATATCTATAATTGATTTGATGATTTCATTATAATATTCTGTTTTATTTTTATCTGTTCTTTCATTTATCAATTCATCAATGATGTATGAAAAGTCATTGGGAAGAGATTTTCTAACTTTAGAACGGGTATATTTACTTGCTGCAACTCTTGCCACCATCGATAACCTTTGCAATGTAACCATGTACCATTCGTCTAAGTCTGGTTCGCTAGGGATAATAAATTCAAGCTTTTCTTCAGGATAATATATTAGTGTAGCTAAAGCAGCTTTTTCTTTAATTCTTAATGTTTTCCCGAAAATATCTTCGATTTTCCTTCTTATTACACCTGAAGCATTTCTAATAACATGGGTAAAAGTTTCATATTCTCCATGGATATCAGTAAGGAAATGTTCAGTTCCTTTTGGGAGGCGAAGTATGGCTTCAAGGTTAATGATTTCTGTACTAGCTTTCTGTATGCTTGGAAAACTATCGCTTAATAAATTTAAAAAGCGCATATCATTCTTTAATTCCTCAATAGTGAAATCGGTATATTTCATAATCTTAAGTTTATTCTGCCCTATAATTTGAATTTAGGCTTGTTAAAGGGAAAATATGGTTGATATTTATACTACAAAGCTAAGCCTATGGTTTCGTTTATAGGCTAAGTATTTCTCATAAAGTTACGTTATAATTTGTTAATCTCAAAATTTGAATAAAAATAGTGCGTTTTACTTTTCTAGAATTACTTAACTTTACAGCATCTACTAATCATAAATTCATTTTTTATGGAAAATACTGCGCTTTTTAATTTGGTTCAAAAAAAGGGAAGTTTAAAACAAAATATCTATCACAACACATGTGCTGCCTTTCAGGAGTTTAGAACACAAGCGAAGGCCTTGGCCATAGAATATGGGAAATATGAAGAAGATATTCTTGAAGAGAATAGAGTGGAATTAAGTTATGCTGATAAAGGTGATTTTGAATTTGAAATTAAGTTTGGCGGTGATGTATTGTTATTTATGATGCATTCTAATGTGTTTGAAATTCCAAGAAACCATGAGATAATGAAAACACCTTATATTGGTAAGGATAAAGCGCGTTCTTATGGAGGCTTAATTCATATCTATAATTTTCTGGCCGATTCTTTTAAATATGGTCGTGAAAACGATGCTGGATATCTTATTGGAAGAATAATGGTGAATAAAGAGAATCATTACTTTATTGAAGGCAAAAAAGAAATAGGCATGATTTATCATAATTTCGAAAGCTCTGTTTTAGATCAAAAAGCCATTGCTAAAATTATTAGTTCCTCTATTGAGTATACTGTCAATTTCGATTTACTTGTTCCTCCATATGAAAAAGTGACCTATATTTCTGTGGTGGACATTTTACGAAGAGCTCAAAGTAATGGATTAAGTACTGGAAAAAGACTAGGTTTTAAATTTCAAGCCGATGAGAAAGAAATCAAAGGCCAACTAAAAGATGATTAAGAGAAATCTATTCATATTAGTTCTAGTTTTATGTAGTGTTTTATCCTACTCACAAAAGAAAACAGCCTTGGTTTTGAGCGGAGGAGGATCACGAGCTGTTGCTCATATAGGAGCCATTAGAGCATTAGAAGAGCAACAAGTAAAAATTGATTATATAGTTGGGGTTTCTATGGGTGCCTTTGTAGGTGCTATGTATGCCAGTGGAATGACTCCCGACGAAATGGAAGCCTTTTTCTTAAATAATGACGTGGAAGCTTGGGTTAATGAGAATAAGGATTCAATGCAACAAAATCTTTTTATGCAAGATGATGAAGATGCTTCACTGGTATCTATAGATTTTGATATTAATAAGAAAGGGGTGAAGTATAGTGTTCCTACTCATTTTATATCAGCTAATCGTCTTAATTTTGAATTGATGAAAATGCTGTCACCAAGTTGTGTAGCTGCTCATAATGATTTCGATCGATTGATGATTCCCTTTAGATGTGTGGCTACAAATATTGATAAAAATAAATTGGTGGTTTTAAAAGAGGGTTCTTTATGTCGATCAGTAAGAGCAAGTATGACTTTCCCTTTTTTATTAGACCCTATTAGAATAGATAGTGCCTTGTTATTTGATGGAGGAATGATGGATAATTTACCAGTTACAACTGCTATCGAAGAGTTTAAGCCCGATATTATTATCGGTTCCAAAGCTGCTGGAAATTATGATCCACCTAGTGAGGACGATTTGCTTTCTATTATTCAGAATATGTTGACCAAAGACACTGATTTTACAACTCAAGGTAAAGAAGGATTTGTACTGGAGATGGATTTGCCAAGTTTAGATATTGTAGATTTTTCTCAATCAAGAATTATTATTGACTCTGCATATATTCAAATGAAAAGACAATTAAAAGCTCATCAAAATGTCAGCTATTTGATGATTGAACCATACGATTTAGCATCAAAAAGAGTGTCTTTTGATGACAAAAAACCTATTTTAATAGTTGATACTGTAACAGCTGTTTTGGCAAAGCAAGGAAATAATGAATATGTAAATTCTAATTTGAAGCGTCGAAAACCGATTACTTCATACCAGGATATTGAAGAAGATTTTTTTAGAAAGACGGCCAATCCTTCTTACAAACGAGTACTGGCCTCTATGCCATATAATTATAAATTAGGTAGTTATAAATTGGTCTATCATTTGCAAGAAAGTAACCCTTATTCAGTTGATTTTGGTGGTAATATTTCTTCTTCTAACCTGACTCAAGCCTATCTCAAGTTAGCTTATCAAAATGTAGGAAAAAATAGGTTTAGCTCTTATTTGAATGGTTATTTTGGGCAGTTTTACCGTTCTGTAAAAGGAAATGTTAGAATTGATATACCTGGAAAGTACCCTATAGCTTTTCAAGCTTCTGGAACTTTTAATCAAAAGAATTATTTTCGAGGACAGACCTATTTTTTTGAGGAAGAAGAACCATCATATTTAAAAGTGGATGAGCGATTTTTTGAAATGTGTTTTAGTACTCCTTTGTCTCCGGTAGGTAAGTTGTTTGCTTCCTTGAGTTTAGGTACTGATGCCTATCGCTATTATCAAAATAATAATTTCACAGAAATTGACACTTCAGATAAAACAAATATTGAATATGTAAGTCCTTCAGTAGGGATAGCAATCAATAGCTTAAATAAAAAACAATTTGCGAATAGAGGATTGTCATTAAGTGTAAGTTTACGGTATGTTAGTGGTTTAGAGAAATATTACCCAGGTAGTACTTCTTCAAAGAATACAACTTTGCAATTGAGCTCAAGTAATTATAATTACCTAAAGCTGAGTATAGATTACGTGAATTATTTTCTTCATCATAATAAGATCCATTTTGGTGGAGCTTTAAAGGCTTCTTTTAGCAATCAACCTTTCTTGAATAATTATACTTCTAGTATTTTGTCGGCTGAGCAATATTCTCCCACTACAGAATCAAAAGCTTTATTTATGCCAAACTATAGAGCATATAATTCAGCAGCTCTTGGCCTAATATTGTCGTTTGATATATTAAATAGGTTGGATTGGAGAACTGAGGCTCACTACTATCAGCCTTATCAGAGGATCTTATCCAATGAAAAGCAAGAAGCATATTTTGAAACAAAACTATCATCAAAATATGTTGTACTTAGTACTGCATTCATTTATGATACCAGAATAGGTCCATTAAGTTTACATTTAAATTATTATGAGGATTCTTCCGACCCATGGAATTTAATGTTCACTTTTGGATATGTTATTTTTAATCGTATGTCTCTTGAATAATTCTTTAGAGAAATGTAAATCTTTTAGGATATTTGCCACAAACATTTAAACAATGAAATTTATTAAAAACCAAATATTATTTTCTCTCAGTTTGTTGATTACGCTTAGTATTTCCACAATATTTTTATTACAACTGAAGGAAGAGTTTTTTCCTGATAAACAAATCCAGATTATTGCAGATATATATACCAAAGATTTTGAAAAAACGGCAAATGAAGTAGAAAGTACGCTGTCTATCATAAGGGCTCAAATTGATTCTACTCATTTTTCTGGTTTAAATTTAGATCAAAAAGCAGCTTTTTTGATTGAGCATATACAGAGTAATGCTAAAGTGAGTGGGTTAATGATTTTAGAACATTCTGGCAGATTTAGTTTATTACAGCATGAGAAAAATAGTTTTGTTTTTGCCACTGATAGTGCTTCAAAAATAGATAATGTAAAATGGTATCGATTAGATAAAATAGGCAATGTTCACAATACATGGACTATGGCTTTAGGTATGGAGCTTGATATTTTAACTTGGGGTGAGGAAGTATTTAATGAGTCTTATCGTTATAGAACTCCTTTGTGGACATCGAGTGGACAGATTCTAGGCCTAAAAAATGGTGGATTGGCTACTCATATTACTTGGCCATCTCAAACGAATGGTCAGTTAATAACTTGTATTGCTGTTTTAGATCAGAATACAATGGTTACCAATATTCCTTCTTCTATGAAAGATAATTTTCAAAGCTTTATTGTGAATCTTAAAGGTGTGGAGATACCTTTTCAAGGACAGTCACAAACGGGTATAGACAGTACTTGGAAGTTTGATGTTTTTAATAAAGCAAAAAAAAGTTGGAATATTACTGGTTCTATGATTCCGGGAACATTTAATTTTGTTTATAATGGTGATGTATGGTGGAGTCAATCGTATAAAGTGAATATCAAAGGAGTAAATGCCACTGTGTTAAGTGTGAATGAAAGTGCTTTGTATTATACAAGTTTTATGGATCATGTTTTTGAGATTAGTATCATTATTGCTTTATTGGTTCTTACTATCATTTTGTTTTTTAGAGGGAGAAAGAATAGTTATATGAGTTTAGATGAGTTCGTTAAAACTCAAAATACTGATAAACATGCAAGTGAACTTATTACTTTAGGTGAGAATGATCATTTGGAATTTAAATCCTCTTTTAGGTGGGATTATCAGTTAAGTGTGGTCAATAAGGAGTTAGAAGGAGTGATAGCAAAAAGTATAGCTGCTTTTAGCAATACAAGAGGAGGTACGCTACTTATTGGAGTTGATGATGATGGGAATGTTTTGGGTTTAGAGAAAGATATCAATACCTTGAAAAGAAAAGATTTAGACTTTTTCGAAAATACCTTGAGAGCATTTTTAAATAAATCATTTACTGTTTCTTTTGTTACCCAAAACTTAGAAATTAAATTTCCAGTGATAGATCAAAAAGCCATTTGTAGAATAAATGTTTCTGCAAGTCAAGACCCTATTTTTATTGAAATAACAAAAAATAGTAAAAAAAGTGAGCGTTTTTATCTTCGTTCAGGCAATACATCTCAGGAAATCACTTCCTTAAGTGAAATTAATAATTATGTTAAAGATAGATTCACTGATAAATGAAGGTGATTGTCCATAAAATGGATTTAGTCTGTTTGTTGCAAAAAAATCAGGGGTGGTATAATGTATAGAATATCAATGGGATAAGATTTGAAAGCTTCATTGGTATAATTTATGATGTTATTGATTCGCAACTAAAATTGCGAATTACTTTTAATGTAATAATATGAAAGAATATATTTTGTTTTTAAGCCTAGCATTCCTTTTCTTCTTTTCTTCTTGTGAAAAGAAAGAAGAAATTAAAAATGAGAATGTGATTAATAATGAAACCGAATTTACATTTGAAAAATCTCAAGAAGAATTAGATGCTAGGATAGAGTTGGTGAATCAGCCTGTGTTATTTAATAATGATAAATCTACTGTAGACCTAAGCTATACTTGGGTTGCCAATATTTTGCCTATTACATCTGGAGGACATACACTAAGTGCATCTTCAGTTGATGGGTTTGATGGTTCTGTATATGTTGGGTGGCACGCAAGAGGAGAGAATATTGTTGGCGAGTTGTCGGTTATTTCTTTAAATGATCAAGATAATCCTGTGATGACTCAGTATGCTTCATTTGTAAATCAAGAAATGAATGATATTGAAGTGAAAGCAAATGTCGGAAGGTTATTTGTGGCTGGACAAGCTAAAAAGAATATGAGTGGGGCTAGTGTAGGTGATAAAAATGCATTTACTCAAGGATGGAATATCGACCCAGTTACTGGTTATGTTGGTAATATGGTGTGGGAAAACTATCTTCTTGGATATTCTGCTAACTCCATTACCTATGTGGCCAATCAAACTGTATGGGTGAGCAAAGGTTCACAAGGTGGCTTAACTGTTTTTCACGACTATGATACTGAAGATGTAAAACTAGATATGGATATAAATAATGCCAAGCATTTTGATGCTACTGGTGACTATGGTGTCTTGCTTTATGGAGTTGGTTTTAATGAATCTGTTTTGCGTGTTTGGGATATGTCAAATTTATATAGTGATTATGTTGAATATACTATTCCTTATGACGTGACAAGCCTAGGTAAAAATTCTGTAGAGGTAAATTATAACTATGCTTATCTAGCCATGGGTAATGATGGTATTATTAAAGTTGATTTAACCAATGGTAATGTTGTTCATCAATTTGATTATGAAAATGGCGGGTATGCCAATGGAGTTTATGTGGATTGGAGATATATATATGCTGCTTATGGCGCTGATGGACTTTTCGTATTAGATAAAGAAACTTTTGAAGTTCTTGG is a genomic window containing:
- a CDS encoding patatin-like phospholipase family protein, encoding MIKRNLFILVLVLCSVLSYSQKKTALVLSGGGSRAVAHIGAIRALEEQQVKIDYIVGVSMGAFVGAMYASGMTPDEMEAFFLNNDVEAWVNENKDSMQQNLFMQDDEDASLVSIDFDINKKGVKYSVPTHFISANRLNFELMKMLSPSCVAAHNDFDRLMIPFRCVATNIDKNKLVVLKEGSLCRSVRASMTFPFLLDPIRIDSALLFDGGMMDNLPVTTAIEEFKPDIIIGSKAAGNYDPPSEDDLLSIIQNMLTKDTDFTTQGKEGFVLEMDLPSLDIVDFSQSRIIIDSAYIQMKRQLKAHQNVSYLMIEPYDLASKRVSFDDKKPILIVDTVTAVLAKQGNNEYVNSNLKRRKPITSYQDIEEDFFRKTANPSYKRVLASMPYNYKLGSYKLVYHLQESNPYSVDFGGNISSSNLTQAYLKLAYQNVGKNRFSSYLNGYFGQFYRSVKGNVRIDIPGKYPIAFQASGTFNQKNYFRGQTYFFEEEEPSYLKVDERFFEMCFSTPLSPVGKLFASLSLGTDAYRYYQNNNFTEIDTSDKTNIEYVSPSVGIAINSLNKKQFANRGLSLSVSLRYVSGLEKYYPGSTSSKNTTLQLSSSNYNYLKLSIDYVNYFLHHNKIHFGGALKASFSNQPFLNNYTSSILSAEQYSPTTESKALFMPNYRAYNSAALGLILSFDILNRLDWRTEAHYYQPYQRILSNEKQEAYFETKLSSKYVVLSTAFIYDTRIGPLSLHLNYYEDSSDPWNLMFTFGYVIFNRMSLE
- a CDS encoding helix-turn-helix domain-containing protein codes for the protein MKFIKNQILFSLSLLITLSISTIFLLQLKEEFFPDKQIQIIADIYTKDFEKTANEVESTLSIIRAQIDSTHFSGLNLDQKAAFLIEHIQSNAKVSGLMILEHSGRFSLLQHEKNSFVFATDSASKIDNVKWYRLDKIGNVHNTWTMALGMELDILTWGEEVFNESYRYRTPLWTSSGQILGLKNGGLATHITWPSQTNGQLITCIAVLDQNTMVTNIPSSMKDNFQSFIVNLKGVEIPFQGQSQTGIDSTWKFDVFNKAKKSWNITGSMIPGTFNFVYNGDVWWSQSYKVNIKGVNATVLSVNESALYYTSFMDHVFEISIIIALLVLTIILFFRGRKNSYMSLDEFVKTQNTDKHASELITLGENDHLEFKSSFRWDYQLSVVNKELEGVIAKSIAAFSNTRGGTLLIGVDDDGNVLGLEKDINTLKRKDLDFFENTLRAFLNKSFTVSFVTQNLEIKFPVIDQKAICRINVSASQDPIFIEITKNSKKSERFYLRSGNTSQEITSLSEINNYVKDRFTDK